From Bacillus sp. FSL K6-3431, the proteins below share one genomic window:
- a CDS encoding serine hydrolase domain-containing protein yields MKKIIVFVLTIFILFSGFATQSYALSDSKSAAIQALLDDACRISGVPGMSISILADDEVFYFSSGYADREKGLSASENTLYELASVSKAFTGMGIMLLEEQGLLSMTDPVQKYLPWFTLKYQGKPVDMQSLTLNNFLHHTSGLTNIRHTQNIPQGNTPDMLQKTVEMLVDAELAFPPGEQYNYGTVNYDVLGLVIEIVSRQSYEDFMRKQVFQPLGLHQTYVYKEDAQATGQLAQGYRSSFFMTTPFKAPDYAGNKPAGYIISNTKDMARWMGIQMGIVQDIPKIFHTVIEKSHRGDMSVSAVNDMYYAAGWSVNADQTIIEHTGGNPNFRTEVAILLSERTAVSLLSNGANTNINLVLKVKDILDGNLTQSYEISGTQLLDIILSSITIILCLLAVLLFLLGLRRRKTNERQPMTKKRIIVTVIFLIATIALGILCCAFDWSTILIWQTYSVLTALISSALLTASITWFVYTHR; encoded by the coding sequence ATGAAAAAGATTATTGTTTTTGTATTAACGATATTTATATTATTCTCAGGATTCGCAACACAAAGTTATGCGTTGTCAGATTCGAAATCTGCGGCAATACAAGCGTTGCTAGATGATGCCTGTCGTATATCAGGTGTGCCGGGAATGTCAATCTCAATACTTGCTGATGATGAAGTGTTCTACTTTTCTTCAGGGTATGCAGACCGTGAAAAGGGGTTGTCTGCAAGTGAAAATACACTCTATGAGTTAGCCTCGGTCAGTAAAGCTTTTACCGGTATGGGTATTATGCTGTTGGAAGAGCAAGGGCTGCTCTCAATGACTGACCCTGTCCAAAAATATTTACCTTGGTTTACGTTAAAGTATCAAGGGAAACCTGTTGATATGCAAAGCCTTACACTAAATAATTTTCTTCACCATACCAGTGGTCTAACAAATATTAGGCATACTCAAAATATTCCACAAGGCAATACACCGGATATGTTGCAAAAGACTGTGGAAATGCTCGTAGATGCTGAATTGGCGTTCCCTCCCGGTGAACAGTATAACTATGGAACCGTTAATTATGACGTATTGGGTTTGGTTATTGAGATTGTGTCGCGACAAAGCTATGAAGACTTTATGAGGAAACAGGTATTTCAGCCGTTAGGTCTTCACCAGACGTATGTTTATAAAGAAGATGCTCAAGCCACTGGACAGTTGGCACAGGGCTACCGTTCTTCCTTTTTTATGACAACTCCATTTAAAGCTCCGGATTATGCTGGGAATAAACCCGCAGGCTACATCATTTCTAATACAAAAGATATGGCGCGTTGGATGGGCATACAGATGGGTATCGTGCAGGACATACCCAAAATATTTCACACGGTTATCGAAAAATCACATAGGGGTGATATGTCTGTTTCGGCTGTCAACGATATGTATTATGCGGCAGGCTGGTCGGTAAACGCCGACCAAACGATTATAGAACACACTGGAGGCAATCCAAATTTCAGAACCGAAGTAGCCATACTGCTAAGTGAACGAACAGCCGTCAGCTTGCTGAGCAACGGCGCAAATACCAATATAAACCTGGTACTAAAAGTTAAAGATATATTAGACGGCAATCTAACTCAGTCATATGAAATAAGCGGCACACAGCTTTTGGATATCATTTTGTCGTCTATCACTATTATTCTTTGCCTATTGGCCGTTCTGCTATTTCTCTTAGGATTACGCAGAAGGAAAACGAATGAGCGGCAGCCAATGACAAAAAAGAGAATAATCGTAACAGTTATTTTCCTGATCGCTACGATTGCCCTAGGTATACTGTGCTGTGCTTTCGATTGGTCAACGATACTTATTTGGCAAACATATAGTGTTCTTACAGCTTTGATTTCGTCAGCATTATTAACAGCAAGCATTACATGGTTTGTATACACTCACCGATAA
- a CDS encoding UDP-N-acetylmuramoyl-tripeptide--D-alanyl-D-alanine ligase, protein MIIRNLKDMQEMMSGDGLANEYEKLLVQGVSIDSRTIKKGNLFIPIVRIKDGHKYVKEAMAKGAIASLWDKSHSDPPKNTPLIFVENTLTALQTLANSYRKQLPTKVIGVTGSNGKTTVKDMVNSIVSTKFKVHKTKGNLNSQIGLPLTILEVSESDEVMVLEMGMSERGQIERLSNIAQPDIVIITMIGLSHIGNLGSRKEIANAKLEILTGLKDNGLVVYNGDEPLLQKLKKLKNKRLFRYHTFGKAKENDLHPSSVSVDSEEVRFCTNSENSPTYTISLMGKHNVYNALASIAVGKEFGMKEEDIVQGLKDLNITDMRMQKLTSAKGFTIINDAWNASPSSVQAAIDTLQKLSGYNKKFLVLADMLELGDKEEEYHKNIGRLIDPSKIDFLFTYGPLSKFISNEARKNLGKERVNIFTDKNDIAKKIITIANPCDIVLIKGSRGMALEDVVKRLL, encoded by the coding sequence TTGATAATTAGAAATCTTAAAGATATGCAAGAGATGATGTCTGGGGACGGTTTAGCAAATGAGTACGAGAAACTTCTTGTACAAGGTGTATCGATTGATTCTAGAACAATAAAAAAGGGGAATTTATTTATTCCAATTGTGAGGATTAAGGATGGGCATAAGTATGTTAAAGAAGCAATGGCAAAGGGGGCTATTGCTTCTTTATGGGATAAAAGTCATTCCGATCCCCCGAAAAATACTCCGTTAATTTTTGTTGAGAATACTTTAACAGCTTTACAGACCTTAGCAAACTCTTATCGTAAACAACTTCCTACAAAAGTTATAGGAGTTACAGGAAGCAATGGCAAAACAACTGTTAAGGATATGGTAAATTCCATTGTAAGTACAAAGTTTAAAGTGCATAAAACAAAAGGAAATCTCAACAGTCAAATTGGATTACCACTAACAATTCTAGAGGTATCAGAAAGTGATGAAGTAATGGTCCTTGAAATGGGGATGAGTGAAAGAGGTCAAATAGAACGATTATCCAATATTGCTCAGCCAGACATAGTTATTATAACAATGATTGGATTATCACATATAGGTAATTTAGGTTCCAGAAAAGAAATTGCAAATGCAAAATTAGAGATTTTAACAGGGTTAAAGGACAATGGATTAGTTGTATATAATGGTGACGAGCCTTTATTGCAAAAACTTAAAAAATTAAAGAATAAGAGACTTTTTCGTTATCATACGTTCGGAAAAGCAAAAGAGAATGATTTACACCCTAGCTCAGTTTCTGTTGATTCTGAGGAAGTTCGTTTTTGTACCAATAGCGAAAACTCTCCAACCTACACAATTTCTTTGATGGGAAAACATAATGTTTATAATGCCTTAGCCTCTATTGCGGTTGGGAAAGAATTTGGAATGAAGGAAGAGGATATAGTTCAAGGTTTGAAAGATTTAAACATCACTGATATGAGAATGCAAAAATTAACTTCAGCTAAAGGTTTTACAATAATAAATGATGCCTGGAATGCTAGTCCGAGTTCTGTTCAAGCTGCAATCGACACCCTCCAGAAACTATCAGGTTACAATAAGAAATTCTTGGTTTTGGCAGATATGCTTGAATTAGGGGATAAAGAAGAAGAATATCATAAAAATATAGGACGTTTAATTGATCCAAGTAAAATTGATTTTCTTTTCACATATGGTCCCCTTTCAAAGTTTATATCAAATGAAGCAAGAAAAAACTTAGGTAAGGAAAGAGTAAATATATTTACAGATAAAAACGACATTGCAAAAAAAATAATCACCATAGCAAATCCTTGTGATATTGTTTTAATCAAAGGTTCCCGTGGGATGGCATTAGAGGATGTTGTAAAAAGATTATTATAA
- a CDS encoding P-loop domain-containing protein, whose amino-acid sequence MDQVVLSDVALRQWVDHTETLNELIYNRSRTDKENGAFYCFRPTNVLLQRNASYVEVISEKWYLCLMITVQLPFKDNNKAMRMLCKMLPKEVEEFTAKFDLMKLNAAYELVKKQNMIRKWLKSNGYCAFIGNGSILPRNKDNSGPLEGALPFTSPEDVEVEICGLRGMGIKHGVTVITGGGYSGKSTLLDALNSGIYNHIIGDGLEFVITDQSAMEISAEEGRTIKNINITPFIKWIPNSSAEQFSTDYASGSTSQAANIMEAINFGCKLLLIDEDRSATNFMIQDIKMRSLIKHEPITPFTERVRELYETVGVSSVLVIGGSSEFLSVADQIILMDNFVPKNVTQEAKNLCEPRERIPLTKWEIERKITTDRFSSYPQGSGTEKLMVSTMGYMMIGDEQIDIRGLYNITSHAQLAAIAFLIRKIAISNQGRPIFLHEKIKKALEDMEREGVDIVFSSFFPGFERWLELPRINEVLSVINRMKHLNSIQIEPSEHLYLRHKY is encoded by the coding sequence ATGGATCAAGTTGTTCTCTCAGATGTTGCATTAAGACAATGGGTTGATCATACTGAGACATTAAATGAATTGATTTATAACCGGTCACGTACTGATAAAGAAAATGGTGCTTTTTATTGTTTTCGTCCAACCAATGTGTTGTTGCAACGTAATGCATCCTATGTCGAAGTCATCTCGGAAAAATGGTATTTATGCTTAATGATTACAGTTCAACTTCCATTCAAGGATAATAATAAAGCTATGCGCATGCTCTGCAAAATGCTTCCAAAAGAAGTGGAGGAGTTTACTGCCAAGTTTGATCTCATGAAATTAAATGCTGCCTATGAATTGGTAAAAAAACAAAATATGATTCGCAAATGGCTAAAATCCAATGGTTATTGTGCGTTTATTGGGAATGGCAGCATTTTGCCAAGAAATAAAGACAACAGTGGGCCACTAGAAGGTGCCTTGCCTTTTACATCCCCGGAAGATGTTGAAGTTGAAATTTGTGGTTTGCGGGGAATGGGAATAAAACATGGTGTGACGGTCATCACCGGCGGTGGTTATTCGGGCAAAAGCACATTGCTGGATGCACTAAATTCGGGGATTTACAATCACATCATAGGCGACGGACTAGAATTTGTGATTACAGATCAAAGTGCAATGGAAATATCTGCAGAGGAAGGCCGTACCATAAAAAATATCAATATTACGCCTTTTATAAAATGGATACCCAATAGTTCGGCTGAACAGTTTTCGACTGACTACGCCTCAGGTTCCACATCTCAAGCTGCAAATATTATGGAGGCAATCAACTTCGGGTGTAAGCTTCTTCTTATTGATGAAGACAGAAGTGCGACCAACTTTATGATTCAAGACATCAAAATGCGGTCATTAATCAAGCATGAACCCATTACACCTTTTACGGAACGCGTCAGGGAGCTTTATGAGACTGTTGGCGTATCTTCCGTTCTTGTTATTGGAGGTAGCAGTGAATTTTTATCCGTAGCCGATCAAATCATCCTAATGGACAATTTTGTGCCAAAAAACGTAACCCAGGAAGCAAAAAATTTATGTGAACCACGCGAACGTATCCCCCTTACAAAATGGGAGATAGAAAGAAAAATAACCACCGATCGCTTTTCGAGCTATCCACAGGGCAGTGGTACAGAAAAGCTGATGGTTTCAACCATGGGATACATGATGATAGGTGATGAACAAATTGATATCAGAGGGCTTTACAATATCACATCACACGCCCAGCTTGCAGCTATAGCCTTTTTAATTCGAAAAATAGCTATAAGTAATCAGGGTCGCCCCATCTTTCTTCATGAAAAGATCAAAAAAGCTCTCGAAGATATGGAGAGAGAAGGAGTGGATATTGTATTTTCTTCCTTTTTTCCTGGTTTCGAAAGATGGCTTGAATTACCTAGAATTAATGAAGTATTATCTGTCATAAACCGAATGAAACATTTGAATTCTATTCAGATTGAGCCCTCTGAACACCTCTATTTACGACATAAATATTGA
- a CDS encoding Uma2 family endonuclease → MNHKNKDEKRNMIKENNLTYDDYAEIDDQRRYELVQGQLELMSPSPSTIHQLLIFEINEQISLNCKSNYFIFFSPIDVIFSSTEVRQPDLALVNKSCINILSNRGIEGAPDLVVEILSPSSLKRDKIEKLKTYAEFNIPEYWIVDPNSGFLEQYILTNDRYEIINIFQGDEQITSPNISCISFTMKEVMDQIPQLKENHS, encoded by the coding sequence ATGAATCATAAAAACAAAGACGAAAAACGAAATATGATAAAAGAAAACAATCTTACTTATGATGATTACGCTGAAATAGACGATCAGAGACGTTACGAATTAGTACAAGGACAATTAGAATTGATGAGCCCTTCCCCATCGACCATCCATCAACTGCTCATTTTTGAAATAAATGAGCAGATCTCTTTAAATTGTAAATCAAACTACTTTATCTTTTTCTCTCCAATTGATGTTATTTTCTCTTCTACAGAAGTGCGCCAACCCGACCTAGCACTTGTTAACAAAAGCTGCATAAATATTTTATCCAATCGGGGAATAGAGGGGGCACCAGATCTAGTCGTTGAAATCCTCTCCCCTTCTTCTTTAAAGCGTGATAAAATTGAAAAGTTAAAAACATATGCTGAATTCAATATTCCTGAATATTGGATTGTAGATCCAAACTCTGGGTTTTTAGAGCAATATATTTTAACTAATGATCGTTATGAAATCATTAATATCTTCCAAGGGGATGAACAAATTACCTCTCCCAATATCTCCTGTATTTCTTTCACGATGAAAGAAGTAATGGATCAAATTCCACAGTTAAAAGAGAACCATAGTTGA
- a CDS encoding VOC family protein, which produces MEKNKLLRMDNVGIVVESLDDAISFFEEIGLNLEGRATVEGEWAGRVTGLGSQCVEIAMMVTPDGHSRLELSRFLTPPTISDHRTAPVNALGYLRVMFTVEDIDEMVSRLTKYGAQLVGEVVQYEDSYRLCYIRGTEGLLIGLAEQLGNK; this is translated from the coding sequence ATGGAAAAAAACAAATTACTAAGAATGGACAATGTCGGCATCGTTGTAGAATCCCTTGATGACGCAATCTCTTTCTTCGAGGAGATTGGCTTGAACCTCGAAGGGCGAGCCACTGTCGAAGGTGAATGGGCTGGTCGCGTAACCGGATTGGGTTCTCAGTGCGTAGAGATTGCTATGATGGTTACCCCAGATGGCCACAGCCGACTTGAACTTTCGCGATTTCTCACCCCACCTACTATATCAGATCACCGGACTGCTCCTGTAAACGCCCTCGGTTATCTACGCGTCATGTTCACCGTTGAAGACATTGACGAAATGGTATCCAGACTCACTAAATATGGTGCTCAGCTCGTTGGCGAAGTGGTTCAGTACGAGGACTCGTATCGGCTCTGCTACATTCGTGGAACCGAAGGACTTCTAATCGGTTTGGCGGAACAACTCGGTAACAAATAA
- a CDS encoding GNAT family N-acetyltransferase, translated as MSWYNKLNEYFPAEEMKSKKHMDKLLSEKGDIYHKDEGLYHVMMYAEFDKFVFIDYIWVSSKARGEGIGHKLMEKMKVKNKPILLEVEPIDYDDSDTEKRLRFYNREGFIHAQSIGYNPRSLATDKPLTLEILYWSPNESDTEANIYKQVQTIYETIHSYKAEEIYGKPEQKVDEVVTFDEQRRDDFTGEMEARD; from the coding sequence ATGAGTTGGTATAATAAATTAAATGAATACTTTCCAGCCGAGGAAATGAAATCAAAAAAGCATATGGATAAACTATTAAGTGAAAAAGGGGATATTTATCATAAAGATGAAGGTTTATACCATGTGATGATGTATGCAGAGTTCGATAAATTTGTTTTTATTGATTATATATGGGTATCGTCGAAGGCAAGAGGCGAAGGAATTGGACATAAATTAATGGAAAAAATGAAAGTGAAAAACAAGCCCATATTGTTAGAAGTGGAACCGATTGATTACGATGATTCTGATACGGAAAAAAGATTACGCTTTTATAATCGAGAAGGTTTTATTCATGCCCAGTCAATTGGTTATAATCCCCGTTCATTAGCTACGGATAAGCCATTGACATTAGAAATTTTATATTGGTCACCGAATGAAAGCGATACAGAAGCAAATATTTATAAACAAGTGCAAACAATCTATGAAACGATACATTCATATAAGGCAGAAGAAATATATGGTAAGCCCGAGCAAAAGGTAGATGAGGTGGTAACATTTGATGAACAGCGAAGGGATGATTTCACAGGAGAAATGGAGGCTCGTGATTAA
- a CDS encoding HAD-IIIA family hydrolase: MAEIQAVFIDRDGTIGGTGHFIHPKDFNLYSFSKEAFKMLKENNIRMFACTNQHRISRGQATVEDFYSEFMSYGFDDAFICPHNHEEKCKCHKPKPGMLIEASKKYHLDLKKTAFIGDVGGTDMLAAHSVGAKKILVLTGWGEDSLKKYRYTWDEVEPDYIAKNLLDAVKWLIK; encoded by the coding sequence ATGGCAGAAATACAAGCAGTGTTTATCGATCGTGATGGAACAATTGGGGGTACAGGTCACTTTATTCATCCCAAAGACTTTAACCTATATTCCTTTAGTAAAGAGGCCTTTAAGATGTTAAAAGAAAATAATATTCGGATGTTTGCCTGTACCAATCAACATAGAATAAGTAGAGGCCAAGCCACGGTTGAGGACTTTTATAGTGAGTTTATGTCCTATGGATTTGATGACGCCTTCATTTGTCCGCATAATCATGAGGAAAAGTGTAAATGTCATAAGCCGAAACCAGGAATGTTAATTGAAGCATCTAAAAAGTATCATTTGGATTTAAAGAAAACTGCCTTTATTGGTGATGTTGGTGGAACGGATATGTTGGCAGCACATTCAGTTGGAGCTAAGAAAATTTTAGTATTGACTGGATGGGGAGAGGACTCACTTAAAAAATATCGCTATACATGGGATGAAGTAGAACCGGATTATATTGCCAAGAATTTATTAGATGCTGTTAAGTGGCTTATAAAATGA
- a CDS encoding 2'-5' RNA ligase family protein: MIIKVISYKAFDILVDGVDRIGDSVLFYKVSSERILDLHKRLVEAVSPTDAEIKSGFELDHYIPHLTIMKHKKGYKDLPLNQIALESSKILNDQYLFKAHSVRFYGRHNEGKNYERIIDMPLS; encoded by the coding sequence ATGATAATAAAGGTTATCAGTTATAAAGCATTTGATATTTTAGTGGACGGAGTTGATCGTATCGGAGATTCGGTACTTTTTTATAAGGTTTCATCAGAGAGGATCCTGGATTTGCATAAGAGATTAGTTGAGGCAGTTTCTCCCACTGATGCAGAAATAAAAAGCGGTTTTGAATTAGATCATTATATTCCCCATTTAACGATTATGAAGCATAAAAAAGGCTACAAGGATCTTCCACTTAATCAAATAGCATTAGAATCTAGTAAAATATTAAACGATCAATATTTGTTCAAGGCCCATTCAGTAAGATTTTATGGTCGTCATAATGAAGGTAAAAATTATGAAAGAATCATTGATATGCCCCTTAGTTAG
- a CDS encoding chorismate mutase, translated as MKGRYVEQAAKFKKDTEDVKVPKRVEAVIKKVRTIADENNVNPDIIEKVYRTMISCFINHELIHHSKIDNI; from the coding sequence GTGAAAGGTAGATACGTTGAACAAGCTGCAAAATTCAAAAAGGATACTGAAGATGTTAAAGTACCAAAAAGAGTTGAAGCTGTAATTAAAAAAGTTAGAACAATTGCTGATGAAAATAATGTAAATCCTGATATTATTGAAAAAGTATATAGAACAATGATTTCTTGCTTTATAAATCACGAATTAATCCATCATTCAAAAATAGATAATATATAA
- a CDS encoding DUF2812 domain-containing protein, which yields MKKFKMFFDIEKEEQWLNEQLQKGYRCTNISGLGIYTFEKTDERYVMRLDCQDYLSKKKFKDYKGIYEDFGWIYINGSWLGGIRYWQKENDDQNEIFSDRQSKSNYYKRLMGYSFMLGMLCLAYSYMLYKDSGLYLTEGLWSMKGELFWKAFLFETPFVLLRSLPALIVIIFGSSFYKAYRKYSMLKEK from the coding sequence ATGAAGAAATTTAAGATGTTTTTTGACATTGAAAAAGAGGAGCAATGGCTGAACGAGCAATTACAAAAAGGCTATCGTTGTACAAATATTAGTGGATTAGGAATATACACTTTCGAAAAAACCGACGAGAGATATGTGATGCGACTGGATTGTCAAGATTATTTATCAAAGAAAAAGTTCAAAGATTACAAAGGTATATATGAAGACTTCGGTTGGATTTATATAAATGGCTCCTGGCTTGGCGGAATTCGATATTGGCAAAAAGAAAATGATGATCAAAATGAAATCTTCTCGGATCGCCAGTCAAAGAGTAATTATTATAAAAGATTAATGGGTTATTCATTTATGTTGGGTATGCTGTGTTTGGCTTATTCTTATATGCTCTACAAGGATTCGGGATTATATTTAACTGAAGGTCTTTGGAGTATGAAAGGTGAATTATTTTGGAAAGCATTTTTATTTGAGACTCCATTTGTTCTTTTGAGGTCGCTTCCCGCACTTATAGTTATTATTTTTGGTAGCAGTTTCTATAAAGCTTATAGAAAGTATTCAATGTTAAAAGAAAAATAA
- a CDS encoding PadR family transcriptional regulator, whose translation MKHQLLPLSETMHYILLALREPLHGYAVMQKIEKMSNGTVILAAGTLYGAIENLNKHGWIEPVAESGRRKVYMITADGSAILEMEQNRLLHILSLYKGSESNEEI comes from the coding sequence ATGAAACATCAATTATTACCATTGTCTGAAACGATGCATTATATTTTATTAGCTCTGCGTGAGCCACTTCATGGCTATGCTGTGATGCAAAAAATCGAGAAAATGAGCAATGGAACTGTTATTTTAGCAGCTGGTACATTATACGGCGCGATTGAAAACTTGAATAAGCATGGTTGGATTGAACCTGTTGCAGAGTCAGGTCGGAGAAAAGTTTATATGATAACTGCGGATGGAAGCGCCATTTTGGAAATGGAACAAAACAGGTTATTGCATATTTTATCCCTGTACAAAGGAAGTGAATCGAATGAAGAAATTTAA
- a CDS encoding erythromycin esterase family protein: protein MHFSKKKPFLLAVICLIIVLSGCSNNNKVFDEAEKYISSVKKINIPDDVRIIGLGEATHGNLELQKLKKDVFAALIKNEHVRVFVIEGDFGGGQEINQFIIDGKGTAEEAVNALDYSIYKTEQMIDLVQWMHDYNVTASNDEKIYFYGNDMQRYDYSKKGLLDYYEVANKDAKQKYAVQLEHASNNTMRSLSTKQLNKIYEVLDNIIFDLQSNEVAYTEHSSSDTFAFALEYAQLMKQRTELFLNEGDYQQLRDQYLADNLHWIVEFEAARGHDKVFFSGHNGHIEKTSASLAGYKSMGSYLDELYGSKYFAIGTDLMNSKFQALNRRTDKRKSYKIKNHNGLVGAFREVEPNIFYVDFEKASESKELLDILRSEQKMVNVGDDFRSWQKLLKIFYTIEMIPNKAYDGIIILKEATPTDVID from the coding sequence ATGCACTTTTCTAAAAAGAAACCTTTCTTATTGGCTGTTATTTGTCTCATAATTGTTTTATCAGGGTGCAGTAATAATAATAAAGTGTTTGATGAAGCTGAAAAATATATTTCCTCTGTTAAAAAAATTAATATTCCGGATGATGTAAGAATAATTGGCTTGGGAGAGGCAACACATGGGAATTTAGAACTTCAGAAGTTGAAAAAAGATGTATTTGCAGCATTAATTAAAAATGAACATGTCCGTGTGTTTGTAATAGAAGGGGATTTTGGAGGCGGACAGGAAATTAATCAGTTCATTATAGATGGAAAAGGTACTGCAGAAGAAGCTGTGAACGCACTTGATTACAGCATTTATAAAACGGAGCAAATGATCGATCTTGTTCAATGGATGCATGATTATAACGTTACTGCCAGTAACGATGAGAAAATATATTTTTACGGAAATGATATGCAGCGATATGATTACAGTAAAAAAGGTCTGCTTGACTATTATGAAGTTGCTAACAAGGATGCGAAACAAAAATATGCAGTTCAACTGGAACATGCTTCAAATAATACAATGAGATCGTTATCAACGAAGCAACTGAATAAAATTTATGAAGTGCTCGATAATATCATTTTTGATCTGCAATCGAACGAAGTAGCATATACGGAACATTCATCATCGGATACGTTTGCCTTTGCTTTAGAATACGCACAACTTATGAAACAACGAACAGAGCTATTTTTAAATGAGGGGGACTACCAACAACTTCGCGATCAGTATTTAGCTGACAATTTGCACTGGATTGTTGAATTTGAGGCTGCTCGTGGTCATGATAAGGTATTCTTCTCCGGACATAATGGGCATATCGAAAAAACGTCTGCTTCATTAGCTGGTTATAAATCGATGGGAAGTTATTTAGATGAGTTATATGGGTCCAAGTATTTTGCAATTGGTACCGACTTAATGAATAGTAAATTTCAAGCCTTAAACCGCAGAACTGATAAAAGAAAGAGTTATAAGATAAAGAATCATAATGGTTTAGTTGGTGCATTTAGGGAAGTAGAGCCAAATATCTTCTACGTTGATTTTGAAAAAGCCAGTGAGTCAAAGGAATTGTTGGACATTTTAAGAAGTGAACAAAAAATGGTAAACGTAGGTGACGACTTTCGTTCTTGGCAAAAGCTTTTAAAAATTTTTTACACAATTGAAATGATACCCAATAAGGCCTATGACGGCATAATTATTTTAAAAGAAGCAACACCAACAGATGTAATTGATTAA
- a CDS encoding class I SAM-dependent methyltransferase, which yields MKVTDYSKIANKYEKNQYRLDEVQFDNNLKEYINNNPKSMYQVLDLACGTGIYLDNQIKYFDNFDIDWNGLDASKDMLIKAKEKLKNVSLVHGLAEDMLYEDEKFDYISNNYAFHHFINKEPALDEVYRVLKKNGVYKLHNIAIHDMKKWWIYNYFPSAYYEDLKRFWEKEVIFHELSIRGFKVNMQIGYRSEKVKVSDYLGYAENRDISILTLIDDQDYQEGLEKMRYDVKNNPDKTIVNDFAEMFCISMKI from the coding sequence ATGAAAGTCACTGATTATTCAAAGATTGCCAACAAATATGAGAAAAACCAGTATAGATTAGACGAAGTTCAATTTGATAACAATTTAAAGGAATATATTAATAATAATCCTAAATCAATGTATCAGGTTTTAGACTTGGCTTGTGGAACAGGTATTTATCTTGATAACCAAATAAAATATTTTGATAACTTCGATATTGATTGGAATGGGCTTGATGCCTCGAAAGACATGCTAATAAAGGCAAAGGAAAAGTTGAAAAATGTCTCTCTAGTTCACGGTCTAGCTGAAGATATGCTCTATGAAGATGAGAAATTTGATTATATTTCAAATAACTATGCTTTTCATCACTTTATAAATAAAGAACCAGCTCTTGATGAAGTTTATCGTGTTTTGAAGAAAAATGGCGTGTATAAACTACATAATATCGCTATACATGATATGAAGAAATGGTGGATTTATAATTACTTTCCATCCGCTTATTATGAAGATCTAAAAAGATTTTGGGAAAAGGAAGTTATTTTTCATGAACTTTCAATAAGAGGGTTTAAAGTGAATATGCAGATTGGATATCGTTCAGAGAAAGTTAAAGTATCAGATTATCTAGGATACGCAGAGAATCGAGACATATCCATATTAACTTTGATTGATGATCAGGATTATCAAGAAGGGTTAGAGAAAATGAGATATGATGTTAAAAATAACCCTGACAAAACTATAGTGAATGATTTTGCAGAAATGTTTTGTATTTCCATGAAAATATAA